The DNA region GAGGTATGGCTCCATGCGCAAGTGTGCAGTACTCGCATCCCTTTTGCTGATCGCCCTGGTCGGCCCCGGTCCGGTGTGGGCTCAGGCGCCCGCCGATGGCTGGCACGTCACCGTGTCGCCGTACTTCATGGGCGCGGCCATGGACGGGACCACCGCGGTCGCGGGCCAGGAACTCGACGTCGACGTGCCGTTCTCGAAGATCCTCGACAACCTGCAGTTCGGCGCGATGGGTCTCGTGGTGGCGCGCAAGGGCAACTGGGGGGTGGGCGGCGACGCCATCTGGATGGCGCTGGGCGCCAATGGCACCGCCCCCGGCCCGTTGGGCACGACCGGCAGCGCCGACATGAACCAGGGGGCGTTCGCCTTCTACGGGCTCCGGAGGCTGGCGCCCGGGGCCGACGTCTTCTTCGGTGGCCGCGTCAACACCCTGCAGGCCGCGCTGCGGTTCAACGGGCCAGGGCAGCGCCGTGTCGACGATTCGAAGACGTGGTTCGACCCCATCGTCGGTCTGCAGCTGCGGACGCCGGACACCGGGAAACGCTGGCATGCGCAGGTGTACTCGGAGATCGGCGGCTTCGGCGTCGGATCGGACCTCACCTGGCAGGTGTTCCCGACGATCGGCGTGACGCTCACCCGGCGAAGCTCGCTCGAGTTCGGCTATCGCTGGCTGGACATCGACTACGCGGCCGGTGAGAACGTGTCGCTCTTCAAGTACGACGTGCTCACGCAGGGCCCGGTCATGGGCGTCGCGTTCAGGTTCTAGGGAGAAGGCGAATGGTCACGTGTCGTCGGCTCGTCATCGTGGCGACGCTCGTCCTTCCGGCGCTCGGCTGCGGCCGACAAGGGCCCCCCGCGAGCCCTCCGGCGGAGGCTCCGCCGCCTCCTGTCGAAACCGAACTGGCCCCAGGCTCGCGGCTCGTCGAGCCGCGCGCGGAGGAACTCGTGCGGCGAATGAGCGACCGGCTGTCGCGGGTCACCGCCCTGGCAATCGAGGCCGACGAGGTGTACGACGAGGTGCCCTCCGACGCGCCCCGTCGGCAGCTCACGAGCGTGCGCCGCGTGGCGATGCGGCGCCCCGATCGCCTCGTGGGCGACGCGGCTGGCGACGCGATCAACCGTTCCTTCTGGTATGACGGGCAGACCTTCTCCGCTCTCGACCGCGAACAGAACGTCTGGGCGAGCGGCGCGGTGCCCCCGACGATCGACCAGGCGCTCGACTGGGTGTTCGACCAGACCGGCACGGCGATCCCGCTGGCCGACTTCCTGTACGCCGACGTCTACGACCGGCTGATGGGCAAGGTGCAGCGCGGCGTCTATCTGGGCATCCACGAGGCGGCGGGCGTGCCGTGCCACCACCTGTCGTTCGAGCAGGCCACGATCGACTGGCAGCTCTGGATCGATGCCGGCCCGGATCCGCTGCCCCGGAAGCTGGTGATCAGCTACAAGGCCGAGGACGAGGTGCCGCAGTACTCGGTGACGATCCGCAAGTGGAACCTCGCGGCGAAGGTGCCCGAGGCGCTCTTCCGGTTCGCGCCACCCGAAGGCGCCAAACGCATCGAGGTCACGGCGCTCACACCCGCCGGCCCCGCCGCTGGCGGTCAAGGAGGTGCGCGATGACGCGTGCGATCACGGCGCTGACGGTCGCCGTCGCGCTGTTGGTGGTCCAGACCGACGTCCTGTTGGCCCAGCGCCCGCGCGGGTCGGTGCATGCGACGTCGCGCGGCTCGGTCAGCCGATCCGGGGGCACGGCGTCGTGGGAGAGCCGCGGGGGTCGGGCGCAGGGTTCGCGGACCGCGACCAGGACCGAGGACGGCTACAACGTCGACAAGACGATCACCAGCGACACCGGTGCGTCGAAGACCGTCAGCCGGGAGATCGACACCGACGACCGCAGCGTCGAACGCAACTCCACGGCCACCAACCGGTGGGGCCAGTCCGTGTCGCGGGAACGCGAGGTGGAGAACCAGGGCGGCTACGCGGAGATCGAAGGCAGCGCCAGGACGAGCACCGGCCGCGAAGCGTCCGCCGACCTGGTGGCCGGACGCACCTGGTACGGCAGGCCCGCGGTCGGGGGGTCGGTGAACACGAAGTACCACGGCAACTACAACGTCGCCGCGGCGCGCAATCCCTACGGCGGGTACACCAAGGCGGTGGCGGGTCCGTACGGCGGCAAGGTCACGACCACGCTACCCTCCGGGTACCGCACGACGACCTATTACGGCCGGCCCTACTACTCGTATGGCGGCGCCTACTACCGCCCGTATACCTACCACGGCGCGCACTACTACTACCCCGTGCCCGTGCCGTACTACGCGTACTACAGCACTCCGCCGGTCGGCGCGATCATCGTCATGGTCGCCGGGCTGTCGTACCTGATGGCCAAGGACGGCACCTGCGCGAAGCAGACGACGAGCAGCGAGGGGAAGGTCGTCTACCAGTCCGTGCCGCCCCCGACTGGAGCCATCATCAGGACGCTGCCCGCCGAACGGGTCCTGGTCACGGTCTCGGGCACGACGTACTA from Luteitalea sp. TBR-22 includes:
- a CDS encoding DUF2092 domain-containing protein, with protein sequence MSDRLSRVTALAIEADEVYDEVPSDAPRRQLTSVRRVAMRRPDRLVGDAAGDAINRSFWYDGQTFSALDREQNVWASGAVPPTIDQALDWVFDQTGTAIPLADFLYADVYDRLMGKVQRGVYLGIHEAAGVPCHHLSFEQATIDWQLWIDAGPDPLPRKLVISYKAEDEVPQYSVTIRKWNLAAKVPEALFRFAPPEGAKRIEVTALTPAGPAAGGQGGAR
- a CDS encoding DUF6515 family protein; protein product: MTRAITALTVAVALLVVQTDVLLAQRPRGSVHATSRGSVSRSGGTASWESRGGRAQGSRTATRTEDGYNVDKTITSDTGASKTVSREIDTDDRSVERNSTATNRWGQSVSREREVENQGGYAEIEGSARTSTGREASADLVAGRTWYGRPAVGGSVNTKYHGNYNVAAARNPYGGYTKAVAGPYGGKVTTTLPSGYRTTTYYGRPYYSYGGAYYRPYTYHGAHYYYPVPVPYYAYYSTPPVGAIIVMVAGLSYLMAKDGTCAKQTTSSEGKVVYQSVPPPTGAIIRTLPAERVLVTVSGTTYYLAANAFYRRVVSGGQESFVIVTPPAGVVFVAALPADFEVAQLNTMYFVAQGQYYVPYLSADGKELYVMVDRPPQPPAQGVAPAAAPAVAGTSGSSADAAPPVRTVAETFTVASGTLLVVRLATDVSSDTAAVGNRFQGFLDQDLFSGGRLVAPAGAKVYGIVSAAESANKMKGTASLAVTLTDMQVGGSIVSIKTEALSVKGGSGTGTRKLVGGALIGTAIGAIADGGEGAAWGAAIGAGVGGAAAAAGSVKAAVIPAQTPQAFTLAVPFQVEILTNVAVR